In Plasmodium vinckei vinckei genome assembly, chromosome: PVVCY_13, a single genomic region encodes these proteins:
- a CDS encoding DEAD/DEAH helicase, putative has protein sequence MKTRINSKIKENAYQEYINKCETYDINEIVNYIKSNTFFRKYTTSNNIQEDEAAKYKVNYHIIDDTVRTKIANLFKKEKAYLKKYEENENSKNEKPNPNETRVSEKKEKGLIYLYNACDNLFKSQENINGKDKFIIINNDNGMKKISENNINELLVEIIYTIFTKNETLENSMLNLLGESNIDLIINIIKNKDEIKKDVKLLSKHVDIKENTLGANFFITNTTTKNTKNNKNILTNKENIENIIEYFINNFEGNYLDNVKKIYLPNEENQLEGINVPQNTAYSYSNNMTKVKINRLPNMIFDQNELVSVNSLPFWAKYIFNFQYFNYIQSKVFNAAFKNNKNLLVSAPTGCGKTNIALLVILQQLILHSEQHGINLNKIANMHLIKKGLAPEGNGHIEKDNTTSGRLKGIETENRENIEIEEPINKLEGEDNDAKEKNDEEISEIENDINKFEVAESSYDDDNQSDASSVSEIEETVINPNDFKIIYIAPMKSLVYEITTNFREKLKIFNLNVCEYTKEHSLTSKELEHVHIIVTVPEKLDILLRNSSYSSTVSDESLIKSIKCIILDEVHLLNTDRGDVIETIVARFLRYSETSQSMKRIMAMSATLPNYKDVSDFLKVERDMCFYFNEKYRSIQLDKTLYGIHETNMNKLNLAKNLCAYNEIINSLKNDKQCIVFVCSRNDTNKTIEFLIDRAIKNDEIDYFTNNLYTDYDVNKKIKKSNNIYIKKFYEYGCAIHHAGMSRYDKILVENLFKKKTFNVLCCTSTLAWGVNLPVHTVIIKGTNFFSSESGKMEDLDILDINQIFGRCGRPQYESHGHAILITERTKLYKYIKLLTNNTIIESNFLKNIENHLNAEISMGTTKNAQDGIKWLEYTYLYIRMKKNPFLYDTDIKNDRELYEKRKSIIIKAISNLSENKLVRRSLTNDFIGTFYGHIAAKYYVDYKTIGIFASHIENNNYTEIIDVISKAKEFENIQIRNEDMNDFIYYKNKCDIKETYDESKSMTVRILIEMYLRRLQINNFSLVCEINYIVQNIIRILYAYYEICLNILKNISHLIINTHNLILSITRRLPMDCGLFRHFCYKNELMDKKYIHTGNQNENKGNAMKFKNKNGSNFNNDDQKEEKQYFIDSNLNPIDINDNEEDIYGENVRYRKNQNYTVYLKETAVNILEKKNLSYETIVNLSKSELFFFLRNEVYTKQILYYRNIIPNLYIDGYIQPITQTIMKINLNVQLQNTIWSDQWNNTKEDFHIFLLNTLNNDILYFQKFTIHKKDRKKIHDISFEFPITNIMPSQITVQFLSMNWCNLSFVHIFNTNNLFINQKINVFSEILPIAPLSTEVMNIPNYIKFFSFKYFNPIQTQIFHAAFHTDENILLGAPTGSGKTVIGELCILRNLLKHEDQRSVYICPMKAIVNERCNAWKNKFKTLFNKNVIELTGDKNEHKDNIKNSHIIICTPEKLDVISRNWKNKNIIKNINLIIFDEIHLLGQETRGGVIEILVNRFKNMQNYLNKKIRLVGLTTVITSVDDLILWLDVKENYLFNFPSSCRIVPCKTHILGFNQNAYCPRMSVMNKDVFDSINQYAQTKNVLIFVSSRRQTRLTAYDIISLNLSSHNFNFLHLENLLNDKNHIKFLLNKTKKIAEKKNSLNTNTLNSYISNATGLKNEKMVEYNNDFDQFDYNCLFNKNLSEQEKIHVQNLIFQNYLNIVENEHLKDLLKYGIGIHHAGLNESDKNIVEYFFLNKIIQILICTSTLAWGINLPAYLVIIKGNEYYDCKTNKYKDIPYTDLLQMIGRAGRPQFDNEALAILLVHEKRKNAIKNFLYHPMNIESNIMENINEHINAEICSKVIQNKEDMLTYITKSYYFKRIFSNPSYYMKDVQYIQLFENNRLSNQAKKAIYDHINKIIENTIEFLQKNNCIEVVQEDYIQNYYSTPLGYITCIYYIKCETAYFFYKTIEQSISPNPNLHTDPTIQTTPIVQNQNVSETMETNIENGENWKEEIIEQEEKNDHTDDNNNNIKSDTLPPSKKKFDFYGLLELIAQAKEFDDVPLRHNEDKYNVKLRNQIPLDIDMNMPNVKTYLLLLSRFYECTYETVDYYIDLKLVLDQLARIINSYIDISLLFHNYTYIKTLILIFQCVNQRIKPYTSDLYTIKDINDSQINKLKELQIKNIKDLIKFDKNFLYSLNIFDTSQINYILHIPNLTTNIKLYQKNINTDTPVDANISTDIEPNKINNFTNIKLGKYSQNENKYHFKIRYYEKNEILIKVFFSVSNKIFKEANPNSSKASNAQWYAILHDLSQDQSISIKRFTLPSTKKMSTVSFTLEDIEIGNYNFIIYIHSDMYYGLDYEAYLDIQVE, from the exons ATGAAAACCCGAATAAATAGCAAGATAAAAGAAAACGCATACCAAGAGTATATCAACAAATGCGAGACTTATGATATCAATGAAAtagtaaattatattaaatctaatacattttttagaaaatacACTACCtcaaataatattcaaGAAGATGAGGCagcaaaatataaagtCAACTATCATATAATTGATGATACAGTGAGGACAAAAATAGccaatttatttaaaaaggaaaaagcatatttaaaaaagtatgaggaaaatgaaaattcaaaaaatgaaaaaccAAACCCAAACGAAACAAGAGttagtgaaaaaaaagaaaaggggctaatatatttatacaatgCTTGTGACAATCTTTTTAAAAGTCAAGAGAATATAAATGGGAAAgacaaatttataattataaataatgataatggcatgaaaaaaataagtgaaaacaatataaatgaattacTAGTAGaaatcatatatacaatatttactaaaaatgaaacattGGAAAATAGTATGCTAAATTTATTAGGAGAAAGTAATATAGAtcttataattaatattattaaaaataaagatgaaataaaaaaagacgTAAAATTGTTAAGTAAACATGTAgatattaaagaaaatacatTGGGagctaatttttttataaccaATACaacaacaaaaaatactaaaaataataaaaatatattaactaataaagaaaatattgaaaacatcatagaatattttataaataattttgaaggCAATTATTTAGATAacgttaaaaaaatttatttacctaatgaagaaaatcaATTAGAAGGGATAAATGTTCCCCAAAATACTGCCTACTcatattcaaataatatgacaaaagtaaaaattaatagatTACCAAATATGATTTTTGATCAAAATGAATTAGTATCTGTTAATTCTTTACCATTTTGggcaaaatatatttttaactttcaatactttaattatattcaaTCAAAAGTTTTTAATGCTGcatttaaaaacaataaaaatttattagtaTCTGCACCGACAGGGTGTggtaaaacaaatatagcTTTGCTTGTTATATTACAACAACTTATTTTGCACTCAGAACAACATGGTATTAATCTGAACAAAATTGCTAATATGCATTTGATTAAAAAAGGGTTGGCCCCTGAGGGGAATGGACATATAGAAAAGGATAATACCACTTCTGGAAGGCTTAAAGGAATCGAAACGGAAAATAgagaaaatatagaaatagaGGAACCAATAAACAAACTGGAAGGGGAAGATAACGATgctaaagaaaaaaatgacgaAGAAATATCCgaaatagaaaatgatattaataaattcgAGGTTGCAGAATCATCTTATGATGATGATAACCAAAGTGATGCATCTAGTGTGTCAGAAATTGAGGAAACTGTGATTAATCCAAatgattttaaaataatttatattgcCCCAATGAAATCATTAGTATATGAAATAACAACTAATTTTcgagaaaaattaaaaatctTTAATTTGAATGTTTGTGAATACACAAAAGAACATAGTCTTACATCTAAAGAATTAGAACATGTTCATATAATTGTTACTGTACCCGAAAAATTAGATATACTTCTGCGAAATAGCAGTTATTCATCTACAGTTTCCGATGAATCCTTAATAAAATCTATAAAATGCATAATACTTGATGAAgttcatttattaaatacagATCGGGGTGATGTAATTGAAACAATTGTTGCACGATTTTTGCGATATTCAGAAACATCGCAATCTATGAAGAGAATAATGGCAATGTCAGCTACTTTACCAAATTATAAAGATGTTAgtgattttttaaaagtagAAAGAGATATgtgcttttattttaatgaaaaatatagatcTATACAATTAGATAAAACACTATATGGTATACATGAaacaaatatgaataaattaaatttagcaaaaaatttatgtgcatataatgaaattataaacagtttaaaaaatgataagcAATGTATAGTATTTGTTTGCTCAAGAAATGACactaataaaacaattgaatttttaattgatCGTGCAATAAAAAACGATGAAATCGattattttacaaacaATTTATACACAGATTAtgatgtaaataaaaaaataaaaaaatctaataatatatatattaaaaaattctatGAATATGGTTGTGCAATACATCATGCTGGTATGTCTAGATATGATAAGATATTAgtagaaaatttatttaaaaaaaaaactttcaACGTTTTATGTTGTACTTCTACACTTGCATGGGGAGTTAATTTACCTGTCCACACTGTCATCATAAAAGGAACTAATTTCTTTTCATCTGAAAGCGGAAAAATGGAAGATCTAGACATATTAGATATTAATCAAATTTTTGGTAGATGTGGGAGACCGCAATATGAAAGTCATGGACATGCTATTTTAATAACAGaaagaacaaaattatataaatatattaaactATTGACAAATAATACAATCATTGAAtcaaactttttaaaaaatattgaaaatcaTCTAAATGCTGAAATAAGTATGGGAACAACCAAAAATGCACAAGATGGAATTAAATGGCTAGAATATACCTATCTTTATATTcgtatgaaaaaaaacccttttttatatgacaccgatataaaaaatgatagaGAATTATACGAAAAACGTAAAAGCATAATTATAAAGGCAATCAGTAATTTAAGCGAAAATAAGCTTGTAAGAAGAAGTTTAACCAATGATTTTATTGGAACTTTTTATGGGCATATAGCTGCTAAATATTATGTCGATTATAAAACCATAGGAATATTTGCATCacatattgaaaataataattatacagAAATAATTGATGTTATAAGTAAAGCAAAGGAATTcgaaaatatacaaattcgAAATGAAGATATGAatgattttatatattataaaaataaatgtgatATTAAAGAAACTTATGATGAAAGCAAATCTATGACAGTACGTATATTGATAGAAATGTATTTGAGAAGAttacaaattaataatttttctctAGTTTGTGAAATTAATTACATagtacaaaatataattagaatattatatgcatattatgaaatatgtttaaatattttaaaaaacatatcacatctaattataaatacacATAATTTGATTCTCTCCATTACAAGAAGGTTGCCAATGGATTGTGGACTGTTCAGGCACttttgttataaaaatgagcTAATGgataaaaagtatattcATACAGGCaatcaaaatgaaaataaagggAATGCCATGAAATTCAAGAATAAAAACGGTTCCAACTTTAACAATGATGATCAAAAAGAGgaaaaacaatattttatcgATTCTAATTTAAATCCAATCGATATTAATGATAATGAAGAAGATATCTATGGTGAAAATGTACGATACCGAAAAAACCAAAATTATACAGTATACTTAAAAGAAACAgcagtaaatatattagaaaaaaaaaatttatcttATGAAACTATTGTAAATTTAAGTAAAAGTGAATTATTCTTCTTCTTACGAAATGAAGTATACAccaaacaaatattatattatcgAAATATAATACCAAATCTATATATTGATGGATATATTCAGCCAATTACTCAAActattatgaaaattaacTTAAATGTTCAACTACAAAATACAATATGGTCAGATCAATGGAATAATACTAAAGAagattttcatatatttttattaaacacattaaataatgatattttatattttcaaaaatttactatacataaaaaagatagaaaaaaaattcatgaTATTTCATTTGAATTTCCAATAACTAATATAATGCCTTCACAAATTACTGTCCAATTTTTATCTATGAATTGGTGTAATCTATCATTTGTTCACATATTTAACACaaacaatttatttataaatcaaaaaataaatgtattttcAGAAATATTGCCTATTGCACCTTTGTCAACTGAAGTTATGAATATTCCTAACTACATTAAgttcttttcttttaaatatttcaacCCCATACAAACACAAATATTCCACGCCGCTTTCCACACCGATGAAAACATATTACTTGGAGCTCCAACTG gTAGCGGAAAAACTGTCATAGGAgaattatgtattttaaGAAATCTACTAAAGCATGAAGACCAGAGATcggtatatatatgcccAATGAAAGCAATTGTAAACGAAAGGTGTAATGcttggaaaaataaatttaaaacattattCAATAAGAATGTAATTGAATTGACAGGGGATAAAAACGAGCACaaagataatataaaaaacagtcatataataatatgcacTCCTGAAAAATTAGATGTCATATCTCGAaattggaaaaataaaaatattataaaaaatattaatttaattatatttgatGAAATACATTTGCTAGGACAAGAAACTAGAGGAGGAGTTATTGAAATTTTAGTAAATCGATTTAAAAACatgcaaaattatttaaataaaaaaataagattaGTTGGATTAACAACTGTTATAACAAGTGTTGATGATTTGATTTTATGGCTAGatgtaaaagaaaattatctttttaatttcccATCCTCTTGTAGAATAGTGCCATGTAAAACACACATTTTAGGGTTCAATCAAAATGCATACTGCCCTAGAATGTCGGTAATGAACAAAGATGTATTTGATTCTATTAATCAATATGCACAAAcgaaaaatgttttaatatttgtttcTTCACGAAGGCAAACAAGACTTACTGCTTATGATATAATTTCTCTAAACTTAAGTAGccataattttaattttctccatcttgaaaatttattaaatgataaaaatcatataaaatttttgttaaataaaacgaaaaaaatagctgaaaaaaaaaattctttaaatacaaatacTCTTAATTCTTATATTTCTAATGCAACTGGtctaaaaaatgaaaaaatggtAGAATATAATAACGATTTTGATCAATTTGATTACAACTGtttgtttaataaaaatttatctgaacaagaaaaaattcatgtacaaaatttaatatttcaaaattatttaaatatagtaGAAAATGAGCATTTAAAGgacttattaaaatatggcATAGGTATCCATCATGCTGGCTTAAATGAaagtgataaaaatattgtagaatattttttcctaaataaaataatacagATTTTAATATGTACCTCGACTTTGGCATGGGGAATAAATTTGCCCGCATATCTAGTTATAATAAAAGGTAATGAATATTATGATTGcaaaacaaacaaatataaagatataCCATATACAGACTTATTACAAATGATTGGAAGAGCGGGAAGACCTCAATTTGATAATGAAGCTTTAGCTATTTTACTAGTTCacgaaaaaagaaaaaatgccattaaaaactttttatatcatccAATGAATATCGAGTCAAATATtatggaaaatattaatgagcATATAAATGCAGAAATATGCTCAAAAGTTATACAAAACAAGGAAGATATGCTTACATACATAACAAAATCATACTACTTTAAAAGAATTTTTTCTAACCCTTCATACTACATGAAAGATGTCCAATATATTCAACTCTTTGAAAATAACCGATTATCAAATCAAGCAAAAAAAGCCATATAtgatcatataaataaaatcataGAAAATACAATcgaatttttacaaaaaaataattgtataGAAGTAGTACAAGAAgattatattcaaaattattattctaCTCCCCTAGGATATAtaacatgcatatattatataaaatgtgaaactgcttatttcttttataaaacaatagAACAAAGTATTTCTCCAAATCCAAATCTGCATACAGATCCCACAATACAAACAACCCCCATTGTTCAAAATCAAAATGTATCTGAAACAATGGAAacaaatatagaaaatggcGAGAATTGGAAAGAGGAAATAATTGAgcaagaagaaaaaaatgaccaTACTGATGATAAcaacaataatattaaatctGATACTTTACCTccatcaaaaaaaaaattcgaCTTTTATGGATTGCTTGAACTTATTGCACAAGCAAAAGAATTTGATGATGTCCCATTAAGACATAATgaagataaatataatgtaaaaCTTAGAAACCAAATACCACTAGATATTGATATGAATATGCCAAATGTTAAAACATATCTTTTACTTCTTTCGCGTTTTTATGAATGCACATATGAAACTGTTGATTATTATATCGACTTAAAATTAGTATTAGATCAGCTAGCTAGAATTATAAATAGTTATATTGATATATCTTTACTGTTCCATAATTATActtatattaaaacattaattttaatttttcaatgTGTTAATCAAAGAATTAAACCATATACAAGCGACCTATATACTATTAAAGACATTAATGATagtcaaataaataaactaaAAGAATTAcaaatcaaaaatattaaggATTTAATcaaatttgataaaaatttctTATACTCACTAAACATATTTGATACAtcacaaataaattatattcttcATATACCAAATTTAACTACAAACATCAAATTAtaccaaaaaaatatcaatacCGATACTCCTGTAGATGCTAATATTTCAACCGATATCGaaccaaataaaattaataattttacgAATATAAAACTTGGAAAATATTcccaaaatgaaaataaataccatttcaaaataagatattatgaaaagaatgaaatattgataaaagttttttttagcgtttcaaacaaaatattcaaaGAAGCAAACCCCAATTCATCCAAGGCTTCAAATGCTCAATG GTATGCTATCCTTCACGATTTGTCACAAGATCAATCAATATCCATCAAACGATTTACTTTACCAtcgacaaaaaaaatgtctaCAGTTTCATTTAC acTCGAAGATATTGAAATaggaaattataatttcataatttaCATTCATAGTGATATGTATTATGGGCTCGATTACGAG GCATATTTAGATATCCAAGttgaataa
- a CDS encoding copper transporter, putative yields the protein MCKNIWKIIYIVLIINALFLVNINCDSNDKNNDDDNNKKKMGCCGGTNKPLPSTNKPLKSCCSGKKSGNDECKPILDLNHIGSNGKNKIPFIYKCCANHDTYESIINKHFNEENGDNTTDTAEKMNMMMSNLSMPMSFQNTTHTIILFKFWETTTVPFYFISLILCFIFGILSVAFKVLRLYIEKALPATSNASVFTSATLFKHNTIRMILSFIIYSWDYLLMLIVMTFNVGLFFAVILGLSFGYFLMGNNFVSCTQDSNCDVDAHKELYGDPACCGC from the exons ATGTGTAAGaatatatggaaaattatatatatcgttttaattataaatgctttatttttggtaaatataaattgtgATTccaatgataaaaataatgacgATGAcaacaacaaaaaaaagatggGATGTTGTGGGGGTACTAATAAACCACTACCATCCACCAACAAACCGCTAAAGAGTTGTTGTAGTGGTAAAAAATCGGGGAATGATGAATGTAAACCAATATTAGATCTCAATCATATAGGGAGTAAtggaaaaaacaaaattccATTTATTTACAAATGCTGTGCAAATCATGATACATATGAAagtataattaataaacactttaatgaagaaaatggaGACAATACAACCGATACTgcagaaaaaatgaatatgatGATGAGTAATTTATCTATGCCTATGTCATTTCAAAATACTACAcatactattattttattcaaattttgGGAAACTACCACT gttccattttatttcatatccCTGATATTATGCTTTATATTTGGAATACTTTCAGTCGCATTCAAAGTTTTGAGactatatatagaaaaggCGTTGCCCGCAACAAGTAATGCAAGTGTATTCACCAGCGCAACTCTATTTAAACATAACACGATTAGAATgattttatcttttatcatatatagttgggattatttattaatgttAATTGTAATGACATTTAATGTTGGATTATTTTTCGCTGTAATTTTGGGGTTATCATTTGGATACTTTTTAATGGGAAACAATTTTGTCTCATGCACTCAAGATTCAAACTGTGATGTAGATGCTCATAAAGAGCTTTATGGGGATCCAGCTTGCTGTGGAtgctaa